In Haloarchaeobius litoreus, the following are encoded in one genomic region:
- a CDS encoding aldo/keto reductase → MELPPMGLGTMGIGDPEAITSALDAGYRHLDTAQIYDNEAVVGEGLSRSDVDRGDVFLATKVWATNLAPEDVLESTRASLDRLGVESVDLLYVHRPIEAYDPATTLPAFDELVDRGLTEHVGVSNFTREELARAREVLDTPVFAHQVEYHPYFQTPDLLADSRAHDEWVVAYSPLAGGRVFGDPVLADIADNHDVTPAQVALAWLRAKEGVVPIPKAGSREHQVGNLAAADLSLTDAECDRIDELDRGEELFPE, encoded by the coding sequence ATGGAACTCCCACCGATGGGCCTGGGAACGATGGGCATCGGCGACCCGGAAGCCATCACGAGCGCGCTGGACGCCGGCTACCGTCACCTCGACACCGCACAGATATACGACAACGAGGCGGTCGTCGGCGAGGGGCTCTCCCGGAGCGACGTCGACCGCGGGGACGTGTTCCTCGCGACGAAGGTCTGGGCGACGAACCTCGCACCCGAGGACGTGCTCGAATCGACGCGGGCCAGCCTCGACAGGCTGGGCGTCGAGTCGGTCGACCTCCTGTACGTCCACCGCCCCATCGAGGCGTACGACCCGGCGACGACGCTGCCGGCGTTCGACGAGCTCGTCGACCGCGGCCTGACCGAGCACGTCGGCGTCTCCAACTTCACCCGCGAGGAGCTGGCGAGGGCGCGCGAGGTGCTCGACACGCCCGTCTTCGCCCACCAGGTGGAGTACCACCCGTACTTCCAGACGCCCGACCTGCTCGCGGACAGCCGTGCCCACGACGAGTGGGTCGTCGCCTACTCGCCACTGGCCGGCGGGCGGGTGTTCGGCGACCCCGTGCTGGCCGACATCGCCGACAACCACGACGTCACGCCCGCGCAGGTCGCGCTCGCCTGGCTCCGCGCGAAGGAGGGTGTCGTGCCGATTCCGAAGGCCGGCAGTCGGGAACATCAGGTGGGCAACCTCGCCGCAGCCGACCTCTCGCTCACGGACGCGGAGTGCGACCGCATCGACGAACTGGACCGGGGCGAGGAGCTGTTCCCCGAGTAG
- a CDS encoding acylphosphatase, with translation MSEHRTRAHVFVSGRVQGVYYRANTRDTASEHGVHGWVRNLDDGRVEAVFEGSADAVEATVEWCHEGSPAANVESVDVEYEEPAGEEGFRIRR, from the coding sequence ATGAGCGAACACCGGACTCGCGCACACGTGTTCGTCTCCGGCCGGGTCCAGGGCGTCTACTACCGCGCGAACACCCGCGACACCGCCAGCGAGCACGGCGTCCACGGTTGGGTCCGCAACCTCGACGACGGCCGCGTCGAGGCCGTGTTCGAGGGCTCCGCGGACGCCGTCGAGGCGACGGTCGAGTGGTGCCACGAGGGCTCGCCGGCCGCCAACGTGGAGTCGGTGGACGTCGAGTACGAGGAGCCGGCGGGCGAGGAGGGCTTCCGCATCCGTCGGTGA
- a CDS encoding PadR family transcriptional regulator, with the protein MSRAAPDGDPSDEPTPTAAATRAAELELSAFQLRILSVLHDREREYGLGVKRAVESYYGHEVNHGRLYQNLNRLVDDGLVAKDILDGRTNLYSLTDRGEATLVEEIGHLAALADHPCASVGDGSEGE; encoded by the coding sequence GTGAGCCGCGCGGCACCCGACGGCGACCCGTCGGATGAGCCCACCCCGACGGCGGCTGCCACCCGGGCCGCCGAGCTCGAGCTGTCGGCGTTCCAGCTGCGGATCCTCTCGGTCCTCCACGACCGCGAGCGCGAGTACGGCCTCGGCGTCAAGCGCGCCGTGGAGTCGTACTACGGCCACGAGGTGAACCACGGGCGGCTCTACCAGAACCTGAACCGGCTCGTCGACGACGGGCTGGTCGCGAAGGACATCCTCGACGGCCGGACGAACCTGTACTCGCTCACCGACCGCGGCGAGGCGACGCTCGTCGAGGAGATCGGTCACCTCGCCGCGCTCGCCGACCACCCCTGTGCATCCGTCGGGGACGGCTCGGAGGGCGAGTGA
- a CDS encoding Cdc6/Cdc18 family protein, which produces MIRRPEVLDHTTTPDASMIVHRRDELQQLARAFQGLENGRPVNPVFLTGPSGVGKSLLAEAVTDRLVRGTSDELAVDIASVNCWTTRSRYEVTFEVARQLVGGARLHHDSTPRLDLLDRLQSTTDRHDPTSQRIVVLDEVDVVDTDVLYDLADLPSTSLLLVSNEARSFLGSLDPRIESRLSVGQEVRLEPYTADELVRILEKRVEYGLEHDVISQRQLERIARHADGDARKAISTLREAAEAAQGRSQTITNTLIDEAIPEARERLRQENLAKLDPHQQVLFDIVDEYGPVSPGTLQELYEDRMGDDAKTQRTTRRSAKKMVYYDLLVARGEGPSREYAVATT; this is translated from the coding sequence ATGATACGTCGGCCGGAGGTGCTCGACCACACCACGACCCCGGACGCGAGCATGATCGTCCACCGGCGGGACGAGCTCCAGCAGCTCGCCCGCGCGTTCCAGGGGCTGGAGAACGGACGCCCGGTCAATCCGGTGTTCCTGACGGGGCCGAGCGGTGTCGGGAAGAGCCTCCTCGCCGAGGCGGTCACCGACCGACTCGTCCGGGGGACCAGCGACGAACTCGCCGTCGATATCGCGAGCGTCAACTGCTGGACGACCCGGTCGCGCTACGAGGTCACGTTCGAGGTCGCGCGCCAGCTCGTCGGCGGCGCACGGCTCCACCACGACTCCACGCCCCGGCTCGACCTGCTCGACCGGCTCCAGTCGACCACCGACCGGCACGACCCGACCAGCCAGCGCATCGTCGTCCTCGACGAGGTGGACGTGGTCGACACCGACGTGCTCTACGACCTGGCCGACCTGCCGTCGACGAGCCTCCTGCTGGTCTCGAACGAGGCGCGCTCGTTCCTCGGGAGCCTCGACCCGCGCATCGAGTCCCGTCTGAGCGTCGGGCAGGAGGTCAGGCTCGAACCGTACACGGCCGACGAGCTCGTCCGCATCCTCGAGAAGCGCGTCGAGTACGGCCTCGAACACGATGTCATCAGCCAGCGCCAACTCGAACGCATCGCCCGGCACGCCGACGGCGACGCCCGGAAGGCCATCAGCACCCTCCGCGAGGCGGCCGAGGCCGCCCAGGGCCGGAGCCAGACCATCACGAACACGCTCATCGACGAGGCCATACCCGAGGCGCGGGAGCGACTCCGGCAGGAGAACCTCGCGAAGCTCGACCCACATCAGCAGGTGCTGTTCGACATCGTCGACGAGTACGGCCCCGTCAGCCCCGGTACCCTCCAGGAGCTGTACGAGGACCGGATGGGCGACGACGCGAAGACCCAGCGGACGACCCGCCGGTCGGCGAAGAAGATGGTGTACTACGACCTGCTGGTCGCCCGCGGCGAGGGGCCGAGTCGGGAGTACGCGGTCGCGACCACGTAG
- a CDS encoding DNA-3-methyladenine glycosylase family protein: METGSIPLSSLPGGFDAHATLESGQSYLWRREDGRMYEGDDDGSPWYYTALSLDEQDTTAVPLPDRGPHAIRMRVADDAVEWEATCDAHDSLVHLLRLDDDLDAIVADAPDEALISEAYDAHRGLRLVRDPPFGCTVSFICSAQMRVERIHGMVSTLAREYGEPVALGDRTYHSFPTPDRLAATTEAELRDLGLGYRAPYVQRTAEMVAAGEAHPVEATGLAYEDAREYLTRFVGVGDKVADCILLFSLGYDEAIPLDTWMRTVVSDYYPDCDRGSYAETSRALRERFGGRYAGYVQTYVFHLLRTRE, encoded by the coding sequence ATGGAGACAGGGTCTATCCCGCTGTCGTCGCTTCCCGGGGGGTTCGACGCGCACGCGACGCTGGAGAGCGGCCAGTCGTACCTCTGGCGGCGCGAGGACGGACGGATGTACGAGGGCGACGACGACGGGTCACCGTGGTACTACACCGCGCTTTCCCTCGACGAGCAGGACACAACAGCCGTGCCGCTGCCCGACCGCGGGCCACACGCGATCCGAATGCGTGTCGCCGACGACGCCGTCGAGTGGGAGGCGACCTGCGACGCCCACGACTCGCTCGTCCACCTCCTCCGGCTCGACGACGACCTCGACGCCATCGTCGCGGATGCGCCCGACGAGGCGCTGATAAGCGAGGCCTACGACGCCCACCGCGGCCTCCGGCTGGTGCGGGACCCGCCCTTCGGCTGTACCGTCTCGTTCATCTGCTCGGCACAGATGCGCGTCGAGCGCATCCACGGGATGGTGTCGACGCTCGCCCGCGAGTACGGCGAGCCGGTCGCGCTCGGCGACCGCACCTACCACTCCTTCCCGACCCCCGACCGGCTCGCGGCCACGACCGAGGCCGAACTGCGGGACCTCGGGCTCGGCTACCGCGCGCCGTACGTCCAGCGCACCGCCGAGATGGTCGCCGCAGGCGAGGCTCACCCCGTCGAGGCCACCGGATTGGCGTACGAGGACGCCCGCGAGTACCTCACCCGGTTCGTCGGCGTGGGCGACAAGGTCGCCGACTGCATCCTCCTGTTCTCGCTGGGCTACGACGAGGCCATCCCGCTGGACACGTGGATGCGCACCGTCGTCTCCGACTACTACCCCGACTGCGACCGCGGCAGCTACGCCGAGACCTCGCGCGCGCTCCGCGAGCGCTTCGGCGGCCGGTACGCCGGCTACGTCCAGACGTACGTGTTCCATCTGCTCCGGACGCGCGAGTGA
- a CDS encoding DUF555 domain-containing protein: MNCRVVVEAAVPVYDVATPDEAVRIAISKTGEMLNPELNYVEINMGSRTSPSGEELPPAFIAADEALVALELEMTVFNVEREEHASRIARKEIGMRLENIPLEVLEVEVIEEEDEASDDEESAGDEADEAAVDDTVEGGDDDEDEAVLPEFEDLIE, encoded by the coding sequence ATGAACTGCAGAGTTGTCGTCGAAGCTGCAGTGCCGGTATACGACGTAGCGACACCGGACGAGGCCGTTCGTATCGCCATCTCGAAAACTGGCGAGATGCTGAATCCGGAGCTCAACTACGTGGAGATCAACATGGGTAGCCGGACCTCACCGTCGGGGGAGGAGCTCCCGCCGGCGTTCATCGCGGCCGACGAGGCGCTGGTCGCCCTCGAGCTCGAGATGACGGTGTTCAACGTCGAACGCGAGGAGCACGCCTCCCGCATCGCCCGCAAGGAGATCGGGATGCGACTGGAGAACATCCCGCTGGAGGTCCTCGAAGTCGAGGTCATCGAGGAGGAGGACGAGGCGAGCGACGACGAGGAATCCGCGGGCGACGAAGCGGACGAGGCTGCCGTCGACGACACCGTCGAGGGCGGCGACGACGACGAAGACGAGGCGGTCCTCCCCGAGTTCGAGGACCTCATCGAGTAG
- a CDS encoding UPF0058 family protein has protein sequence MKKQELIHLHGLLAEVSTHYETTADGDLNLDEYESLGIRPTSIHKSKTDHKAAVFALANGITSDMHSEESEETVAVSAD, from the coding sequence ATGAAGAAGCAGGAGCTCATCCACCTTCACGGACTGCTTGCAGAAGTATCCACACATTACGAGACAACGGCCGACGGCGACCTCAACCTAGACGAGTACGAGTCGCTCGGTATTCGACCAACAAGCATCCACAAATCGAAGACGGACCACAAGGCGGCTGTTTTTGCACTCGCGAACGGCATCACCTCCGACATGCATTCCGAGGAGTCCGAAGAGACGGTCGCCGTCTCCGCAGACTAA
- a CDS encoding DICT sensory domain-containing protein yields MGLRQLIERGEGESRTLTVVDRQSSDIVQGMLDDLFEEQPVEVVENVGGDTVPGDTVIVSRTDGSSFSSSLESIQNAILFVNSDTYITGARDLEAVDTPEAILGLADTVFTVEGYPDTRKQKFLLIELSRYIEARAWDHGVGEIHSSFQYLSRLRDERGTHEVYRSLGRTDLDVNIYGIEDTPVPADVDANVYTDGPVEELRRSWFVVYTHPSDRSASAALVCYRLPGEDGGIGPWKGFWTFDADRVEGVRTHVCGNFQ; encoded by the coding sequence ATGGGTCTCAGGCAGCTGATCGAACGCGGCGAGGGGGAGTCACGGACCCTGACGGTCGTCGACAGGCAGTCGTCGGACATCGTCCAGGGGATGCTGGACGACCTGTTCGAGGAGCAACCGGTCGAAGTCGTCGAGAACGTCGGTGGGGACACCGTCCCCGGCGACACCGTCATCGTCTCGCGGACGGACGGCTCGTCGTTCAGCTCCTCGCTGGAGTCGATACAGAACGCCATCCTGTTCGTCAACTCGGACACCTACATCACGGGCGCACGCGACCTGGAGGCGGTCGACACGCCGGAAGCCATCCTCGGTCTGGCCGACACCGTGTTCACCGTCGAGGGGTACCCGGACACCCGCAAGCAGAAGTTCCTCCTCATCGAGCTCTCCAGATACATCGAGGCGCGGGCGTGGGACCACGGCGTCGGGGAGATTCATTCGAGTTTCCAGTACCTCTCGCGGTTGCGGGACGAGCGCGGCACCCACGAAGTCTACCGCTCGCTCGGCCGGACCGACCTCGACGTGAACATCTACGGCATCGAGGACACCCCCGTCCCAGCGGACGTCGATGCGAACGTCTACACGGACGGCCCCGTCGAGGAGCTCCGTCGGTCGTGGTTCGTCGTCTACACGCACCCGTCAGACCGGTCCGCGTCGGCGGCGCTCGTCTGTTACCGGCTCCCGGGTGAGGACGGGGGTATCGGGCCGTGGAAGGGCTTCTGGACGTTCGACGCGGACCGCGTCGAGGGCGTCCGAACGCACGTCTGCGGCAACTTCCAATGA
- a CDS encoding class I SAM-dependent methyltransferase — translation MTDEPAAPTEGHRLFAAVYDPVVAPFERRIAPHRRWLAADLEGTVLDVGVGTGAMFPFFAASGADEIVGVEPDPHMRKRAVDRARECELSVTIHPTGAESLPLADDSVDVVVAALVFCTIPDVDAALDEVARVLKPGGEFRFLEHVRADGWAARLQTAVQPLWGHLAAGCQLDRATDERFLADDRFETVTFERIDAGIPPVDPIVRGRLVRSGDAAGDEATADGLRGQLRALLSRRPALPLSAVASKEWIGVL, via the coding sequence ATGACCGACGAGCCCGCGGCACCGACAGAGGGGCACCGGCTGTTCGCGGCCGTCTACGACCCCGTCGTCGCCCCGTTCGAGCGCCGCATCGCGCCGCACCGTCGCTGGCTGGCGGCCGACCTCGAGGGGACGGTGCTGGACGTCGGCGTCGGCACCGGCGCGATGTTCCCGTTCTTCGCTGCGAGCGGGGCCGACGAGATCGTCGGGGTGGAACCGGACCCGCACATGCGCAAGCGTGCGGTCGACCGGGCCCGCGAGTGCGAGCTCTCGGTCACGATACACCCGACCGGCGCGGAGTCGCTCCCCCTCGCGGACGACAGCGTCGACGTCGTCGTCGCCGCGCTCGTGTTCTGTACGATTCCGGACGTCGACGCGGCGCTCGACGAGGTGGCCCGCGTCCTGAAGCCCGGCGGCGAGTTCCGGTTCCTCGAACACGTCCGCGCCGACGGCTGGGCTGCCCGGCTCCAGACGGCGGTCCAGCCTCTCTGGGGGCATCTCGCCGCCGGCTGTCAGCTCGACCGGGCGACCGACGAACGGTTCCTCGCGGACGACCGCTTCGAGACGGTCACGTTCGAGCGAATCGACGCCGGAATCCCGCCGGTTGACCCCATCGTCCGGGGGCGACTCGTCCGCAGCGGCGACGCCGCCGGTGACGAAGCGACCGCCGACGGCCTCCGTGGCCAGCTCCGCGCACTGCTCAGCCGCCGACCGGCGCTGCCGCTGTCGGCCGTCGCGTCGAAAGAATGGATCGGGGTGCTGTGA
- a CDS encoding PadR family transcriptional regulator, with product MYDLTGFQRDLLYVIAGLDDPHGLAIKDELEDYYESEIHHGRLYPNLDTLVDKGLVEKGELDRRTNFYTLTRRGRREIDARQEWEAQYVDQMETAEASS from the coding sequence ATGTACGACCTTACAGGGTTCCAGCGGGACCTGTTGTACGTGATTGCGGGGCTCGACGACCCCCACGGACTGGCGATCAAGGATGAGCTCGAAGACTACTACGAATCCGAGATTCACCACGGTCGACTCTACCCGAACCTCGACACGCTCGTCGACAAGGGCCTCGTCGAGAAGGGCGAGCTGGACCGGCGGACGAACTTCTACACACTGACCCGGCGCGGTCGCCGCGAGATCGACGCCCGGCAGGAGTGGGAAGCGCAGTACGTCGACCAGATGGAGACGGCGGAAGCGTCTTCGTAA
- a CDS encoding CNNM domain-containing protein — MNSLEIAIRLLAGLGLILANGFFVAIEFALTRVRQYSESEFDTPALRRAWEMTDDLEIYLTSCQVGITASSIAVGIVAEPALGAIFEPYFHNTALASIGAGGLLAFLIINLVHLTHGEQTPTYLGVERTKFVCKWGARPLYWFAWVISPIISVGDTVAKATLKLFGVEMTGAWLEAEEDVIENRAQLRNRLNFLLEQGDLSEERHEEVINALTVDEIMVDDVMVDIDDAVVLSTEDPVEENLEKVYDSPHTRYPLIGSDFDDYRGVVYVPSLLEHVDEIRAGGWEFEDVAAPPMTVAADTSVSDVIDQFQAEGQELALAMSEGEVQGLITATDALETVMGDIEDPLDRDAMA; from the coding sequence ATGAACTCGCTGGAAATCGCCATCCGGCTACTCGCGGGTCTCGGTCTCATCCTGGCGAACGGCTTCTTCGTCGCCATCGAGTTCGCGCTGACGCGCGTCAGGCAGTACTCCGAATCGGAGTTCGACACCCCGGCACTCCGCCGCGCCTGGGAGATGACCGACGACCTGGAGATCTACCTGACCAGCTGCCAGGTCGGTATCACGGCGTCGAGCATCGCGGTCGGTATCGTCGCCGAACCGGCTCTCGGGGCCATCTTCGAGCCGTACTTCCACAACACGGCGCTGGCGTCCATCGGAGCGGGTGGACTCCTCGCGTTCCTCATCATCAACCTCGTCCACCTCACCCACGGCGAGCAGACGCCGACGTACCTCGGTGTCGAGCGCACGAAGTTCGTCTGCAAGTGGGGTGCGCGCCCGCTGTACTGGTTCGCGTGGGTCATCTCGCCTATCATCAGCGTCGGCGACACCGTGGCGAAGGCGACGCTGAAGCTGTTCGGTGTCGAGATGACCGGCGCGTGGCTCGAGGCCGAAGAGGACGTCATCGAGAACCGTGCACAGCTGCGGAACCGGCTGAACTTCCTGCTCGAACAGGGTGACCTCTCCGAGGAGCGTCACGAGGAGGTCATCAACGCGCTGACCGTCGACGAGATCATGGTCGACGACGTGATGGTCGACATCGACGACGCCGTCGTCCTCTCGACGGAGGACCCCGTCGAGGAGAACCTCGAGAAGGTGTACGACTCGCCGCACACGCGCTACCCGCTCATCGGCAGTGACTTCGACGACTACCGCGGCGTCGTCTACGTCCCGTCGCTGCTGGAGCACGTCGACGAGATCCGCGCCGGGGGGTGGGAGTTCGAGGACGTGGCTGCACCGCCGATGACCGTCGCCGCCGACACGAGCGTCAGCGACGTCATCGACCAGTTCCAGGCCGAAGGGCAGGAGCTCGCGCTCGCCATGTCCGAAGGCGAGGTCCAGGGGCTCATCACCGCGACGGACGCGCTGGAGACGGTCATGGGCGACATCGAGGATCCGCTCGACAGGGACGCGATGGCGTAA
- the msrA gene encoding peptide-methionine (S)-S-oxide reductase MsrA encodes MTTARATLGGGCFWCIEAAFEELDGIESVTSGYAGGHVEDPTYEQVCSGETGHAEVVQLEYDTDVLGFEDVLKVFFTVHDPTQLNRQGPDVGTQYRSIILAHDDDQREFAAAFVGELDSEYDDDVVTEVVDLETFYEAEEHHQDYYDKNPNDRYCTFHADPKIEKVREKFATKAR; translated from the coding sequence ATGACGACAGCACGAGCGACGCTCGGCGGCGGCTGCTTCTGGTGCATCGAGGCGGCGTTCGAGGAGCTCGACGGCATCGAGTCGGTCACGTCCGGCTACGCAGGTGGGCACGTCGAGGACCCGACGTACGAGCAGGTCTGCTCCGGCGAGACCGGGCACGCGGAGGTCGTCCAGCTCGAGTACGACACGGACGTCCTGGGCTTCGAGGACGTGCTCAAGGTGTTCTTTACGGTCCACGACCCGACCCAGCTCAACCGGCAGGGGCCGGACGTGGGCACGCAGTACCGCTCCATCATCCTCGCCCACGACGACGACCAGCGCGAGTTCGCCGCGGCGTTCGTCGGAGAACTCGACAGCGAGTACGACGACGACGTGGTGACCGAGGTCGTCGACCTGGAGACGTTCTACGAGGCCGAGGAGCACCATCAGGACTACTACGACAAGAACCCGAACGACCGCTACTGTACGTTCCACGCGGACCCGAAGATCGAGAAGGTCCGCGAGAAGTTCGCGACGAAGGCACGGTAG